The Octopus bimaculoides isolate UCB-OBI-ISO-001 chromosome 13, ASM119413v2, whole genome shotgun sequence genome includes a window with the following:
- the LOC106877879 gene encoding lipoyl synthase, mitochondrial, which produces MAFIHRTVFNITLLHWARQRPQCYHRFYASLTKNQKEHLASGPDLADFILDNEPQKNVHRKKGERLRLPNWVKTEIPIGKSYSEIKASLRNKKLHTVCEEAKCPNIGECWSGEKGTATATIMILGELCTRGCRFCSVKTSRAPPPPDTDEPVNTAKIIASWLVDYIVITSVDRDDIADGGAAHFAETVKQVKTHKPKILVECLTSDFRGNLESVEKVANSGLNVYAHNVETVKDFQWLVRDPRANYDQSMKVLEHAKNTNPKLITKTSLMLGFGESDDQVLQTMEDLRKINVDCLTLGQYMQPTKRHIKVKEYIHPDKFQYWKEVGDKLGFAYTASGPLVRSSYKAGEFYLKNLVKKAAS; this is translated from the exons ATGGCCTTCATTCACCGCACTGTTTTTAACATAACACTCCTACATTGGGCTAGACAACGGCCCCAATGTTACCATAGATTTTATGCTTCCCTCACCAAAAACCAGAAAGAACATTTAGCAAGCGGTCCGGATTTAGCTGATTTCATCTTAGATAACGAGCCTCAAAAGAATGTCCACAGGAAAAAAGGTGAAAG ACTTCGGTTGCCCAACTGGGTGAAGACAGAAATTCCAATTGGCAAAAGCTACAGTGAAATAAAGGCAAGTTTACGGAACAAGAAATTACACACAGTATGTGAAGAGGCCAAGTGTCCAAACATTGGAGAATGTTGGAGTGGAGAAAAAGGTACAGCCACTGCTACTATTATGATCCTTGGAGAATTGTGCACACGAG gATGCCGTTTCTGCTCTGTGAAAACTTCACGAGCTCCTCCTCCACCGGACACAGATGAACCAGTGAATACAGCCAAGATCATCGCATCTTGGCTAGTAGATTATATCGTAATAACTTCAGTAGACCGTGATGATATCGCAGATGGTGGAGCTGCCCATTTTGCTGAAACAGTAAAGCAGGTGAAAACCCACAAGCCAAAAATTCTAGTGGAATGTCTTACCTCTGACTTTCGTGGTAACTTAGAATCTGTTGAGAAAGTTGCTAACTCAGGATTAAATGTTTATGCTCACAATGTAGAAACAGTTAAAGACTTCCAGTGGCTTGTGAGAGATCCTCGTGCTAATTATGACCAATCAATGAAGGTTCTAGAACATGCCAAAAATACTAACCCAAAGTTAATCACAAAAACATCTCTTATGTTAGGATTTGGAGAATCTGATGATCAAGTTTTACAAACAATGGAGGACTTGAGGAAAATAAATGTGGATTGTTTGACATTGGGTCAGTATATGCAACCGACAAAACGACACAttaaagtgaaagaatatattcaccCAGATAAATTTCAATATTGGAAAGAAGTCGGTGACAAATTAGGATTTGCTTACACTGCTAGTGGCCCATTAGTAAGATCCTCTTATAAAGCAGGAGAATTCTATCtgaaaaatttggtgaaaaaGGCAGCCTCTTAG